A window from Chitinophagales bacterium encodes these proteins:
- a CDS encoding slipin family protein translates to MQRVRVKAYWIGMKYKNGRYIKMLNEGTYWQYANEQVVTYDQAKIYVAPDNINVLLQDTDFAAAATIAEVADNERVILYANGLYKQILQPGKYILWNAFVNYTMVRIDLNKVYLPEGVDKAVLMKSEISRIVTVHTIEPYEKGILYINGQFDKVMESGVYYFIKNETPVLIQKVDMRLQQTDVNGQEILTKDKAVLRVNFYAQYRVTDIMKALVDNRDMNGQLYTILQLAIREYIGGYTLDELLEKKNEIAGLVLETIRNKATRMGVDITDCGIKDIILPGDMKDIMNQVLIAEKRAQANVITRREETAGTRSMLNTAKLMEENEMLFRLKEMEYVEKIAEKINGISVSGTGDLIGQLSKIFVPTKSGTNK, encoded by the coding sequence ATGCAACGCGTAAGAGTAAAAGCCTACTGGATAGGCATGAAATACAAAAACGGGCGGTATATAAAAATGCTGAACGAGGGTACTTACTGGCAGTATGCAAATGAACAGGTGGTAACCTACGACCAGGCGAAAATATACGTAGCTCCTGACAACATTAATGTATTGCTGCAGGATACGGACTTTGCGGCCGCAGCAACGATCGCAGAGGTTGCGGATAACGAACGTGTCATCCTGTATGCCAACGGACTGTACAAACAGATACTGCAACCCGGCAAATACATATTATGGAACGCATTTGTGAACTATACAATGGTACGTATAGACCTGAACAAGGTATATCTGCCTGAAGGTGTAGACAAGGCAGTACTGATGAAGTCTGAGATATCCCGTATCGTTACTGTACATACAATAGAGCCTTATGAAAAAGGGATATTGTACATCAATGGTCAGTTTGATAAAGTGATGGAATCAGGCGTGTACTACTTCATAAAAAATGAAACTCCTGTATTAATACAGAAGGTAGATATGCGCCTGCAACAGACCGATGTGAACGGACAGGAAATACTGACCAAAGACAAAGCAGTATTGCGCGTAAACTTCTACGCACAATACCGTGTGACAGATATAATGAAGGCATTGGTAGACAACCGTGACATGAATGGACAACTGTATACCATACTGCAATTGGCCATACGGGAATACATAGGCGGATATACGCTGGATGAATTGCTGGAAAAAAAGAACGAGATAGCTGGTTTAGTGCTGGAAACTATCCGTAACAAAGCAACACGCATGGGTGTAGACATAACAGACTGTGGAATAAAGGACATCATATTACCCGGCGATATGAAAGACATCATGAACCAGGTATTGATAGCTGAAAAAAGGGCGCAGGCAAATGTTATCACCCGCAGAGAGGAGACTGCCGGTACCAGGAGCATGCTGAACACCGCAAAGCTGATGGAAGAGAACGAGATGTTGTTCCGTTTGAAAGAAATGGAATACGTTGAAAAGATAGCAGAGAAGATCAATGGCATCTCCGTTTCCGGTACAGGTGACCTGATAGGACAATTAAGCAAAATATTTGTACCCACGAAATCAGGTACAAATAAATAG
- the lpxB gene encoding lipid-A-disaccharide synthase → MRYYVIAGEASGDLHGGNLITALHKKDAAADVRCWGGDKMQAAGSVLVKHYRDLAFMGFVEVLANLGTILNNINFCKRDIIAYKPDVLVLIDYPGFNLRIAEWAKKQGLKVVYYISPQVWAWKANRVKKIKRDVDKMLVILPFEVDYYKDKWDYDVTYVGHPLTEAIQNEKDNVPVQKLGDKPVIALLPGSRKQEILVKLPVMLEMVEKFPDYQFVVAQAPAQPDSLYHGLIGDKNVLIANNQTYNLLKQARAALVTSGTATLETALFGVPEVVCYKGNPVSFWLATKLVDVKYISLVNLIMDKEVIKELIQEDFNPAMLYVELTKILENESYIEELKADYAELWDKLGTYSTSELAADEILTLLGN, encoded by the coding sequence ATGCGCTATTACGTCATAGCGGGTGAGGCGAGTGGAGACCTGCATGGCGGTAACCTCATAACAGCTTTACATAAAAAAGATGCTGCCGCAGACGTAAGATGCTGGGGTGGTGATAAAATGCAGGCTGCCGGCAGTGTGCTGGTAAAACATTACAGGGACCTTGCTTTTATGGGCTTTGTAGAGGTATTGGCCAATCTGGGTACAATTCTTAATAACATAAACTTTTGTAAAAGGGACATCATAGCTTACAAGCCTGATGTGCTGGTGCTGATAGACTATCCTGGATTTAACCTGCGTATAGCCGAATGGGCAAAAAAACAGGGGTTGAAGGTTGTATATTATATTTCTCCGCAAGTGTGGGCATGGAAAGCTAATCGTGTAAAGAAAATAAAGCGCGATGTAGACAAAATGTTAGTCATATTACCATTTGAGGTAGATTATTATAAAGACAAATGGGATTATGATGTGACCTATGTAGGACACCCGCTTACAGAGGCCATTCAGAATGAGAAGGATAATGTGCCTGTGCAAAAGCTGGGTGATAAACCTGTGATAGCCCTGTTGCCAGGTAGCCGGAAGCAAGAAATACTTGTGAAGCTACCTGTAATGCTGGAAATGGTAGAGAAATTCCCGGACTACCAATTTGTAGTAGCACAGGCACCGGCACAACCGGATAGTTTATATCATGGACTTATAGGTGACAAAAATGTACTGATAGCTAATAATCAGACCTATAACCTGTTGAAACAGGCACGTGCAGCTTTGGTGACCAGTGGTACAGCTACATTGGAAACTGCATTGTTTGGTGTGCCTGAAGTGGTGTGTTATAAAGGAAACCCTGTTTCGTTCTGGCTGGCTACAAAGCTTGTTGACGTGAAATATATATCACTTGTGAACCTGATCATGGATAAGGAAGTAATAAAGGAACTGATACAGGAAGATTTCAACCCGGCAATGTTGTATGTTGAGCTGACTAAAATACTGGAAAACGAAAGCTACATTGAAGAACTGAAGGCTGATTACGCCGAACTGTGGGATAAACTGGGTACTTACAGTACGTCGGAACTAGCTGCTGATGAAATTCTGACCTTACTTGGTAATTAA
- a CDS encoding phosphosulfolactate synthase, translating into MNFFLKNIPERTQQPRTYGLTMAMDKGMGLDDVRNFMSVASPFVDIVKFGFGTAFVTNNLREKINIYKENNMPVYFGGTLFEAFAIRDQFDDYLAVIKDYGLQYVEVSDGSITIPHEQKCEYISELAKHVTVLSEVGSKDAAHIIPPYKWIELMKAELGAGASYVIAEARESGNVGIYRGSGEVREGLVQEILTQIPAEKIIWEAPLKAQQVYFMELLGANVNLGNIPPSEVLPLEAMRNGLRGDTFHMFLDK; encoded by the coding sequence ATGAACTTCTTTTTAAAAAATATACCTGAACGTACCCAACAGCCACGCACTTACGGGCTGACAATGGCTATGGATAAGGGAATGGGACTGGATGATGTACGAAATTTCATGTCTGTTGCTTCTCCGTTCGTTGATATAGTAAAGTTCGGCTTTGGTACTGCATTTGTAACCAATAACCTGCGCGAGAAAATAAACATATACAAAGAAAACAACATGCCGGTATACTTCGGAGGCACGTTGTTTGAAGCATTTGCTATTCGTGACCAGTTTGACGACTACCTGGCAGTGATCAAAGATTATGGGTTACAGTATGTTGAAGTATCTGACGGGTCTATTACTATTCCACATGAACAAAAATGTGAATATATATCAGAACTGGCTAAACACGTAACAGTTCTTTCTGAAGTGGGGTCAAAAGACGCTGCTCATATTATTCCGCCTTATAAGTGGATCGAGTTGATGAAAGCAGAGCTGGGTGCAGGTGCCTCATATGTTATTGCAGAGGCAAGAGAGTCTGGTAATGTAGGCATATACCGTGGATCAGGCGAGGTTCGTGAAGGGCTGGTACAGGAAATTCTGACACAGATCCCGGCGGAAAAAATAATATGGGAAGCTCCGCTGAAAGCACAACAGGTGTACTTTATGGAATTGCTTGGTGCTAATGTGAACCTTGGTAACATTCCACCATCAGAAGTACTGCCACTCGAGGCCATGCGTAATGGATTGAGGGGAGATACTTTCCATATGTTCCTGGATAAATAA
- a CDS encoding shikimate dehydrogenase, with product MSSKALYGLIGYPLEHSFSPAYFSDKFRLENLNAEYRTFPISAIEDLPILLQQYPRLKGLNVTIPYKETVLSFLDALDPDAAVIGAVNCISFAGGKKTGYNTDVIGFRNSLSPLLQPYMTHALVLGSGGASKAVKFVLQQLGIDYNVVSRTKNTGYITYKDVDARMITENTLIVNTTPLGMYPTINDRPGIPYEALTNRHLLFDLIYNPEATLFLQSGAKHGAMIKNGKEMLQLQAEASWTIWNL from the coding sequence ATGAGCAGCAAAGCCTTATACGGTCTGATTGGCTATCCGTTAGAGCATAGTTTTTCTCCTGCTTATTTCAGTGATAAGTTCAGGCTTGAAAACCTCAATGCGGAATATAGGACGTTCCCTATTTCTGCAATTGAGGATTTACCTATTTTGCTACAGCAATACCCTCGCCTGAAAGGACTAAACGTAACTATACCCTATAAAGAAACTGTATTATCTTTTTTGGATGCATTAGACCCTGATGCAGCAGTTATCGGAGCTGTCAACTGTATCAGCTTTGCTGGGGGTAAAAAAACAGGCTACAACACAGATGTTATTGGCTTCCGGAACAGCCTGTCCCCGTTGCTGCAACCCTATATGACGCACGCTCTGGTATTAGGCTCCGGGGGAGCTTCAAAAGCGGTTAAATTCGTATTACAACAACTGGGTATAGACTACAATGTAGTGTCCAGAACCAAGAATACAGGATATATTACATATAAAGATGTGGATGCCCGCATGATAACCGAAAATACACTTATCGTCAACACAACTCCATTGGGTATGTATCCCACTATCAATGATCGTCCGGGTATACCTTATGAAGCCCTTACCAACCGTCACTTATTATTCGATTTGATATATAACCCAGAAGCTACCCTATTCCTGCAATCAGGTGCAAAACATGGCGCTATGATAAAAAACGGCAAAGAGATGTTGCAGCTTCAGGCGGAGGCATCATGGACCATATGGAACTTATGA
- a CDS encoding class I SAM-dependent methyltransferase has translation MALKQHKDEGIRYEQQVDNSRSYVLPFIAQTKPLGKGVNVLEIGCGEGGVLVPFAEMGCNCVGVDLNCLRTDLAKQFLSGYVKTGKAEFLCQNVYDDDFLHRFKNHFDVIILKDAIEHIPDQELFIPYLKNLIKRDGQIFFGFPPWYMPFGGHQQIATRKIAMMPYYHILPKKLYKRVLKAFGEDKGVITELMEIHDTQISIERFERILKKSGLQTMNKQHYLLNPIYKYKFGWKPIKQSRLISAMPYLRNFLTTCVYYTVGIS, from the coding sequence TTGGCACTAAAACAACACAAAGACGAAGGCATACGCTACGAGCAGCAAGTAGATAATTCCCGCTCTTATGTATTGCCCTTTATCGCACAAACCAAACCATTGGGTAAGGGCGTAAATGTGCTGGAAATAGGCTGTGGGGAAGGTGGGGTATTAGTCCCATTTGCTGAAATGGGCTGCAATTGTGTAGGAGTAGACCTGAATTGCCTCAGAACAGACCTGGCCAAACAATTCCTGTCAGGGTATGTAAAGACAGGTAAAGCTGAGTTTTTGTGCCAGAATGTTTATGATGACGATTTCCTGCACAGGTTCAAGAATCATTTTGATGTGATCATACTAAAGGACGCTATAGAACATATTCCTGACCAGGAGTTGTTCATTCCGTATCTCAAGAACCTCATAAAAAGGGATGGACAGATATTTTTCGGATTTCCGCCGTGGTATATGCCGTTTGGCGGACACCAGCAGATAGCAACCAGGAAGATAGCCATGATGCCATATTATCATATCTTGCCCAAGAAATTATATAAGCGTGTATTGAAGGCCTTTGGAGAAGACAAAGGTGTTATCACTGAATTGATGGAAATACATGATACGCAGATAAGTATCGAACGTTTTGAACGTATATTGAAGAAGAGTGGGTTACAGACCATGAACAAACAACATTACTTGTTGAACCCGATCTATAAATATAAATTCGGATGGAAACCTATTAAGCAATCCCGGTTGATCTCTGCCATGCCTTACCTGCGTAATTTCCTTACAACCTGTGTGTATTATACCGTAGGCATATCATAA
- a CDS encoding bifunctional 3-deoxy-7-phosphoheptulonate synthase/chorismate mutase type II: MSFFQQKGKPFLIAGPCSAESYEQVSGIASALQQLPVHLFRAGVWKPRTRPGSFEGMGEEALQWLRDVKVQYSLPVTIEVASPQHVELALKYGIDVLWIGARTTVNPFQVQRIADVLKGVDIPVMVKNPVNPDVDLWQGAIERVAAAGITDIAAIHRGFSSYNAASVYRNQPNWPIPIELKRRMPDMPIICDPSHITGNRKLVADIAQKAMNMGFEGLMIETHTDPDNALSDAAQQVTPATLADILDKLVVRDNTDAGQAEGVEMEYLRQVMDGVDAEIIDLIARRMELSEKIGHLKKEYNMTAYQPERWSDIVNTRGTRAEQLGLSKEFIVELYEKIHHHSISKQLEILQGLIKQVKS, from the coding sequence ATGTCATTTTTTCAACAAAAAGGCAAACCATTTTTAATTGCAGGCCCCTGCAGCGCAGAATCATATGAGCAGGTTTCGGGTATTGCTTCGGCTTTGCAACAGTTGCCAGTACACCTTTTTCGGGCTGGTGTGTGGAAACCCCGCACACGACCCGGTTCTTTCGAAGGAATGGGAGAAGAAGCCCTACAATGGCTTAGGGATGTAAAAGTGCAATATAGTTTACCTGTGACCATAGAAGTGGCTAGTCCCCAGCATGTGGAGCTGGCATTGAAATATGGTATTGATGTGCTGTGGATAGGTGCCCGAACAACCGTGAACCCTTTCCAGGTACAACGTATTGCAGATGTTCTTAAGGGGGTGGACATACCTGTCATGGTCAAAAACCCTGTTAATCCGGATGTTGACCTGTGGCAGGGTGCTATCGAACGGGTGGCTGCGGCTGGTATTACTGATATTGCAGCTATACATCGTGGTTTTTCTTCCTATAATGCTGCGTCAGTTTACCGTAATCAGCCCAACTGGCCCATACCTATTGAGCTTAAACGCAGGATGCCTGATATGCCTATCATCTGCGACCCCAGCCATATAACAGGAAATCGTAAGCTGGTAGCTGATATTGCACAAAAGGCGATGAATATGGGATTTGAGGGTTTGATGATTGAAACCCATACCGACCCGGATAATGCACTGAGCGATGCCGCACAACAGGTTACCCCGGCTACACTGGCAGATATACTCGATAAACTCGTAGTGCGTGATAATACCGATGCAGGTCAGGCTGAAGGTGTAGAGATGGAATATCTGCGCCAGGTAATGGATGGGGTAGATGCTGAGATAATAGACCTGATAGCCCGTAGAATGGAACTGAGTGAGAAAATCGGCCACCTGAAAAAAGAATATAACATGACGGCCTACCAGCCGGAACGCTGGAGCGACATAGTAAATACCCGCGGTACGCGCGCTGAGCAACTAGGGCTGTCCAAGGAGTTTATTGTTGAATTATATGAAAAAATTCACCACCATAGCATCAGTAAACAATTAGAGATATTGCAAGGTTTGATAAAACAGGTAAAAAGTTAA
- the truB gene encoding tRNA pseudouridine(55) synthase TruB: MKQLPLLADLKEGGVILVDKPYEWTSFDVVNRLRKQLKVKIGHAGTLDPLATGLLICCTGKFTKKITEYQKQPKEYTGIFHLGAVTPTYDLESEPERFASYEGLSDDDIRNATTQFTGNIEQLPPIHSAIKKDGKRAYEYARAGKEIKLDARPVQITEFEITAIKLPEVHFRVACSTGTYIRSLAHDFGQVLGCGAYLQALRRTKIGDFSADNAHSPAELVAYWQTVE; the protein is encoded by the coding sequence ATGAAGCAACTACCCCTGCTTGCCGACCTGAAAGAAGGCGGTGTGATACTGGTAGATAAACCATACGAATGGACATCTTTTGACGTTGTGAACAGACTGCGTAAACAACTGAAAGTAAAAATAGGACATGCCGGTACGCTGGACCCGTTAGCTACGGGTCTTTTGATATGCTGCACAGGCAAATTCACCAAAAAGATCACCGAATACCAAAAACAACCAAAAGAATACACTGGCATCTTTCACCTGGGTGCTGTAACACCAACTTACGACCTTGAGAGTGAACCGGAGCGATTTGCATCATACGAAGGGTTGTCTGACGATGATATCAGGAATGCTACTACACAATTTACCGGAAATATAGAACAATTACCTCCCATACACTCTGCCATAAAAAAGGATGGCAAAAGAGCCTATGAATATGCACGTGCAGGCAAAGAGATAAAACTGGATGCTCGCCCGGTACAGATAACTGAATTTGAGATAACCGCTATCAAACTGCCTGAAGTACATTTCAGGGTAGCATGCAGCACAGGTACGTACATACGCTCACTGGCGCATGATTTTGGGCAGGTATTGGGTTGCGGTGCTTACCTGCAGGCATTGAGACGTACAAAAATTGGTGATTTCAGTGCAGACAATGCACATAGTCCTGCTGAACTGGTGGCATACTGGCAGACTGTTGAATAA
- a CDS encoding nuclear transport factor 2 family protein, with protein MVTFFYFRAMRNIIILFTIIILFQACSNNIGNDVAEITKVMNEQVAAWNNGDITTYMQGYWNNDSLQFIGSKGPKYGYQTTLENYQRSYPDKAAMGELHFSSLQYKRLSNEYYYVTGAWSLTREKDNPHGYFTLLFRKVNDKWVIIADHSS; from the coding sequence ATGGTTACCTTTTTTTATTTTAGGGCTATGAGAAATATAATCATACTTTTCACGATAATCATTCTATTCCAGGCATGTAGTAATAACATCGGAAATGATGTAGCAGAGATCACTAAAGTGATGAACGAACAGGTAGCAGCCTGGAATAACGGCGATATAACAACTTATATGCAGGGATACTGGAACAATGACAGTCTGCAATTTATAGGTAGTAAAGGGCCTAAATACGGCTACCAAACAACCCTGGAAAATTACCAAAGATCATACCCTGATAAAGCTGCTATGGGAGAACTCCATTTCTCATCATTGCAATACAAACGATTATCAAATGAATATTACTATGTAACAGGCGCATGGAGCCTGACCAGGGAAAAAGACAACCCCCATGGCTACTTCACGTTGCTATTCAGGAAGGTTAATGACAAGTGGGTGATCATTGCAGACCACAGCTCATAA
- the rho gene encoding transcription termination factor Rho, translating into MPYDILQLNDMLVPELVDIANELKIKDTKSLDKQKLIYKILDQQALNESGDTAADEKKTRTRRTKKEAAPKKEAPAEKEVAAKKETVEDAPAAKEDSDKKERNRKPKKDAARKERPVEKKEPADIEDEEEDDESGIIMPTSDDDAEGEEQKAQPESTDDDEQADNNENNDHRGDRRKHQVRFPSERKPQRNNNFNVEFDAAVTSEGVLEMMQDGYGFLRSSDYNYLSSPDDIYVSPSQIKLFGLKTGDTVKGTVRPPKEGEKYFALLKVETINGKLPDEIRDRVPFDYLTPLFPYEKLNLYTTAGNLGTRIMDLFTPIGKGQRGLIVAQPKTGKTMLLKEVANAIAANHPECYLMIVLVDERPEEVTDMMRSVNAEVIASTFDEPADKHVKVSTIALQKAKRLVEVGHDVVILLDSITRLARAHNTVAPASGKVLSGGVEANAMQKPKQFFGAARKIENGGSLTILATALIDTGSKMDEVIFEEFKGTGNMELQLDRKLANKRIYPAINITSSSTRRDDLLLGKEVMNKMWIIRNHIADMHTDEAMNFLMGQIKGTKNNEEFLMQMGR; encoded by the coding sequence ATGCCATACGATATTTTACAACTTAACGATATGCTCGTTCCCGAGCTGGTAGACATTGCTAATGAGCTGAAGATCAAAGACACTAAATCTTTAGACAAACAAAAGCTAATTTATAAGATACTGGATCAGCAGGCACTGAACGAAAGTGGAGATACTGCTGCAGATGAGAAAAAAACGCGTACCCGCAGAACTAAAAAGGAAGCGGCTCCGAAAAAAGAAGCTCCCGCAGAAAAAGAAGTTGCTGCAAAAAAAGAGACTGTTGAAGATGCTCCGGCAGCAAAAGAAGATTCAGATAAAAAAGAACGTAACCGCAAACCTAAAAAAGATGCTGCTCGCAAAGAGAGGCCGGTTGAAAAGAAAGAACCTGCAGATATTGAAGATGAGGAGGAAGACGATGAGTCTGGTATCATAATGCCTACATCAGATGATGATGCAGAAGGTGAAGAACAAAAGGCTCAGCCGGAAAGCACGGATGATGACGAGCAGGCAGACAATAATGAAAACAATGATCACAGGGGCGACAGAAGAAAACACCAGGTAAGATTCCCGAGTGAGAGAAAGCCCCAACGTAATAATAATTTCAATGTAGAGTTTGATGCAGCCGTAACCAGCGAAGGTGTATTGGAAATGATGCAGGACGGATATGGTTTCCTGCGTAGCAGCGATTATAACTATTTAAGTTCACCGGATGATATTTATGTATCTCCGTCGCAGATAAAACTGTTCGGTCTGAAAACAGGTGATACCGTAAAAGGTACTGTTCGTCCGCCGAAAGAAGGAGAAAAATATTTCGCACTGCTGAAGGTAGAGACCATCAATGGCAAACTTCCTGACGAGATCCGTGACCGCGTTCCTTTTGATTACCTGACGCCTTTATTCCCTTACGAGAAACTGAACCTGTATACAACAGCCGGTAATCTTGGTACACGTATCATGGACTTGTTTACACCGATAGGTAAAGGTCAACGCGGACTGATAGTAGCGCAGCCGAAGACAGGTAAGACCATGCTGTTGAAGGAAGTAGCGAATGCAATTGCAGCTAACCATCCTGAGTGTTACCTGATGATCGTACTGGTAGATGAGCGTCCTGAAGAGGTAACGGATATGATGCGAAGTGTAAATGCAGAGGTTATTGCCTCTACTTTCGATGAGCCTGCTGATAAACACGTAAAAGTGTCTACTATAGCACTGCAAAAAGCCAAACGCCTGGTAGAGGTGGGTCACGACGTGGTGATATTGCTTGACTCGATCACACGCCTGGCACGTGCGCACAATACCGTAGCGCCGGCATCCGGTAAGGTATTAAGTGGTGGTGTAGAAGCAAACGCAATGCAGAAGCCTAAGCAGTTCTTTGGTGCTGCACGTAAAATAGAGAATGGAGGTTCGCTGACCATACTGGCTACCGCGCTGATAGATACTGGTAGTAAAATGGATGAGGTGATATTTGAAGAGTTCAAAGGTACTGGTAATATGGAACTGCAGCTTGACCGTAAACTGGCCAACAAGCGTATTTACCCTGCTATCAATATCACGTCTTCATCTACACGCCGCGACGATCTGCTGTTGGGTAAAGAAGTGATGAACAAAATGTGGATCATCCGCAATCATATTGCCGATATGCATACAGATGAGGCAATGAACTTCTTGATGGGACAGATAAAAGGAACGAAGAATAACGAGGAGTTCCTGATGCAGATGGGACGGTAA
- a CDS encoding NAD-dependent epimerase/dehydratase family protein, with product MTSVPNIVLVTGASGFVGNHLVKLLSARGETVKALYNSRPPKEDMQNLPGVSWIKCDLLDVYDVEEVMQDVTEVYHCAAVVSFKKEDKQQLLHFNTESTANVVNEALERGVRKMVYVSSIAALGRSKEGAEITEEEQWEESKYNSVYAESKHLAEQEVWRGQGEGLEAVVVNPGIIIGEGDWDTGSTNLVKIVYKEFPYYTGGINAWVDVVDVVSAMYMLMKSEVEGERFILSAGNFSYKDVFTMMAHAMNKKPPHKLAGSFLSGIVWRVSVLKSMLTGSAATITRETARTAQRKALYSNAKLLKAFPGFAYTPFEETVKRIAKAFLSEENLKS from the coding sequence TTGACTTCTGTCCCAAATATCGTTTTAGTTACCGGTGCCAGCGGATTTGTTGGTAATCACCTGGTAAAACTCCTGTCAGCCAGGGGCGAAACAGTAAAGGCACTCTACAACAGTCGTCCCCCCAAAGAGGACATGCAGAACCTCCCCGGTGTAAGCTGGATTAAATGTGACCTGCTGGATGTGTATGATGTAGAAGAAGTAATGCAGGATGTAACTGAAGTGTACCACTGCGCTGCCGTTGTCTCATTCAAAAAAGAGGATAAACAGCAGCTCTTACATTTCAACACGGAAAGTACTGCCAATGTGGTGAATGAAGCCCTGGAGCGCGGTGTACGTAAAATGGTGTATGTCAGCTCAATAGCTGCGCTGGGTAGGAGTAAAGAAGGGGCGGAGATTACTGAAGAGGAGCAATGGGAGGAGAGTAAATACAACTCGGTATATGCTGAAAGCAAACACCTTGCCGAGCAGGAAGTATGGCGCGGCCAGGGCGAGGGGCTGGAAGCGGTAGTTGTTAATCCCGGCATAATCATAGGTGAGGGCGATTGGGATACCGGTTCCACCAACCTGGTAAAGATCGTGTACAAAGAGTTCCCCTACTATACGGGAGGTATTAATGCCTGGGTTGATGTAGTAGATGTGGTTAGCGCCATGTACATGCTGATGAAAAGTGAAGTAGAAGGAGAAAGGTTTATTTTGAGTGCGGGCAACTTTTCTTACAAAGATGTGTTTACTATGATGGCGCATGCCATGAATAAGAAGCCGCCGCATAAGTTGGCGGGTAGTTTTCTGAGTGGTATCGTCTGGCGGGTAAGTGTATTGAAAAGTATGCTAACGGGCAGCGCCGCGACCATAACTCGCGAAACTGCGAGAACAGCTCAAAGAAAGGCCCTGTACAGTAATGCAAAATTGCTGAAAGCCTTTCCTGGTTTCGCGTATACACCCTTTGAAGAGACGGTAAAAAGGATAGCAAAAGCCTTTTTAAGTGAAGAAAATCTAAAATCTTAA
- the pheS gene encoding phenylalanine--tRNA ligase subunit alpha yields MQSLQEKIQAFEAEIAATQPQNAAELEAYRIKFLGTKGIVKDIFGEMKNVPKEQKKDAGQMLNSFKQMAEAKYEEYKHLQGAGSNKNEGRDITLPGTPLPAGTRHPLRMVENQVVSIFEKIGFSVATGPEIEDDWHNFTSLNMPENHTARDMQDTFYVSQNPDWVLRTHTSSVQARVLEQNELPVRIICPGRVYRNETISARAHCFFHQCEGLYVDKNVSFADLKQTLYYFVTEMFGEGTKVRFRPSYFPFTEPSAEMDISCTVCGGSGCSLCKHTGWVEILGCGMVHPNMLRNFGIDPEVYTGFAFGMGVERITQIKYQVNDLRLYSQNDVRFLKQFQSL; encoded by the coding sequence ATGCAGTCGTTACAGGAGAAAATACAGGCATTTGAAGCAGAAATAGCAGCTACGCAGCCCCAAAACGCGGCTGAACTGGAGGCTTACCGGATAAAATTCCTCGGTACCAAGGGTATCGTCAAGGATATATTCGGGGAGATGAAGAATGTGCCCAAAGAGCAGAAAAAAGATGCCGGCCAGATGTTGAACAGCTTCAAGCAAATGGCTGAGGCTAAATACGAGGAATACAAGCACCTGCAAGGCGCGGGCAGTAATAAGAACGAGGGCCGGGATATAACCCTGCCCGGTACGCCGTTGCCGGCTGGTACCCGCCACCCTTTAAGGATGGTAGAGAACCAGGTAGTTTCTATATTCGAGAAGATAGGCTTTAGTGTGGCTACCGGCCCTGAGATAGAGGACGACTGGCACAATTTCACATCGCTGAATATGCCGGAAAACCATACGGCCCGCGATATGCAGGATACATTCTACGTATCGCAGAATCCTGATTGGGTGCTGCGAACGCATACATCATCCGTACAGGCAAGGGTACTGGAGCAAAATGAACTGCCTGTTCGCATCATCTGCCCGGGCCGTGTTTACCGTAACGAAACCATTTCTGCCCGCGCGCACTGCTTTTTCCACCAGTGCGAAGGATTGTATGTAGATAAGAATGTTTCTTTTGCCGACCTGAAGCAGACACTGTACTATTTCGTAACAGAGATGTTTGGCGAGGGTACTAAAGTGCGTTTCCGCCCATCCTATTTCCCATTCACAGAGCCGAGTGCAGAGATGGATATCTCATGTACCGTTTGCGGCGGTAGCGGTTGCAGCCTCTGTAAGCATACTGGCTGGGTAGAGATACTGGGCTGTGGTATGGTACACCCTAATATGCTCCGCAATTTCGGTATCGATCCTGAAGTGTACACGGGTTTTGCCTTCGGTATGGGGGTAGAGCGTATCACGCAGATCAAATACCAGGTAAACGACCTGAGGTTATATTCGCAGAATGATGTCCGGTTTCTTAAACAGTTTCAGTCGCTATAA